A genomic segment from Deinococcus sp. YIM 77859 encodes:
- a CDS encoding SDR family NAD(P)-dependent oxidoreductase — protein sequence MGMLEGKVAFITGGASGIGAGTARRFAQEGARVVLADVQSEEGERVRNEITGQGGQALYVHCDVSDPESVRQAIAAAVQAFGGLDIVFANAGINGVWAPIDELQPDEWDRTLGINLKGTYLTVHFAVPHLKRRGGGSIIITSSVNGTRTFSTPGATAYSTSKAGQVALMKMVALELGRHGIRCNAVCPGAIETNIEERTEERDTEEIGIEVELPEGNPALHGGQGQPVDVADTCLFLASDLGRHVSGVEIYVDGGASLLR from the coding sequence ATGGGCATGTTGGAAGGCAAGGTGGCATTCATCACGGGGGGCGCGAGCGGCATCGGGGCAGGGACGGCCCGCCGCTTTGCTCAGGAGGGAGCACGAGTGGTTCTTGCCGACGTTCAGTCGGAGGAAGGCGAGCGTGTCCGCAACGAGATCACCGGGCAGGGCGGGCAGGCCCTGTACGTGCACTGCGACGTCAGCGACCCAGAATCGGTGCGGCAGGCTATCGCAGCGGCGGTGCAGGCCTTTGGCGGCCTGGACATCGTGTTTGCCAACGCTGGGATCAACGGCGTATGGGCTCCCATCGACGAGCTGCAACCCGACGAGTGGGACCGAACCCTGGGCATCAACCTCAAGGGCACGTACCTCACCGTGCATTTCGCCGTGCCGCACCTGAAGCGGCGAGGGGGCGGGAGCATCATCATCACCAGCAGCGTGAACGGCACCCGCACCTTCTCGACGCCCGGCGCGACCGCCTACAGCACCTCCAAGGCTGGGCAGGTGGCCTTGATGAAGATGGTGGCGCTGGAACTGGGCCGCCACGGGATTCGCTGCAATGCCGTGTGCCCCGGCGCGATCGAGACGAACATCGAGGAGCGCACCGAGGAGCGCGATACCGAGGAAATCGGCATCGAAGTGGAGTTGCCGGAGGGGAACCCCGCGCTGCACGGGGGCCAGGGCCAGCCGGTCGACGTGGCGGATACCTGCCTCTTTCTCGCCTCTGACCTCGGGCGGCACGTGTCCGGTGTGGAGATCTATGTGGATGGCGGCGCCTCGCTGCTGCGCTGA